Proteins co-encoded in one Elusimicrobiota bacterium genomic window:
- a CDS encoding LemA family protein: MGTLIWIVSGILIVTVVLYFIGIYNQLIQIFVNVDKSWSNIMVLEKQRYDEIPKLVEVCNGYMKYERETLEKVTLARTKFLGATTPPQVAQAGADLSTALKSLFAVSENYPDLKANNNFRQLQERISYLENQIADRREFYNDSVAIFNSRIKQIPDTFVANMMNYQSKEMYKVAESEKQPQSLKFDLPK, encoded by the coding sequence ATGGGTACCTTAATATGGATTGTCTCAGGGATTTTAATTGTAACGGTTGTTTTATATTTCATCGGAATTTATAACCAGCTTATTCAGATTTTTGTTAATGTGGATAAATCCTGGTCAAATATAATGGTATTGGAAAAGCAAAGATATGACGAGATTCCTAAACTTGTAGAAGTCTGTAACGGGTATATGAAGTACGAAAGAGAAACTCTTGAAAAAGTAACTCTTGCAAGAACAAAATTTTTAGGAGCAACCACGCCTCCGCAAGTCGCTCAAGCGGGAGCGGATCTTTCAACAGCCTTAAAATCGCTTTTTGCAGTAAGCGAAAATTATCCGGATTTAAAAGCCAATAATAATTTCAGGCAGCTTCAGGAAAGAATAAGTTATCTTGAAAATCAAATAGCCGACAGGAGAGAATTTTATAACGATTCCGTAGCAATTTTTAACTCCAGAATAAAACAAATCCCCGACACATTTGTTGCCAATATGATGAACTACCAGTCTAAAGAAATGTATAAGGTTGCCGAGTCAGAAAAGCAGCCTCAATCACTGAAGTTTGACCTTCCAAAATAA